acaagacagccagacacacactTGTTATAAGTAGACAAACAGATGGATGACTGAGTAGGACATCCTTACCAATAGGATGGTGAAGTTCTCCAGGACACTGTTCATCATGTATTTCTCAGGCAGGTGTTTGAGTTTGTGGATGAAGTTGATCATGTATTCACACATGGGGGAGCGGCTTATCCTGTAGACAAAGCGTCCGTTCTCGAAGCGAGCATATTccgtctgaggagagagagagagagagagagagagagagatcactgaGTGTAGCTCTTCACAAGAAaacaattaagtgataatgcccgagaagccagtgtttggaggatatattggcacgggtgtcgTCGAGGGCCGGcaaaccatgccaatatatcctccaaacactggcttctagGGCATTATCACTGTTAATCAACGGGTTACCAACAAAAAAGGTTACTTTGCTGAATTTAGTCATTATATTTCATCCTTCTACatgatatagtcccgacacaaatctagggttgctacccaagccggctggtcggttcggttgccagagatgcGACCCAGTCATTAAATCTTTTTATTCTGTATCTGTggatgcgacccagtcgttcgttctaaatgttattttgccattctggctggcaacgttcttttCCCTTGCTTGCTggctagccaactacagctaactcacagtcacgtcaaacagtgcagtcAGAATATTCACAAAGTAGCagaatttgtatttgtttaagctgttttcttgtgacatttatttggatacatccataacaatgagctaatgatttCACCTGAggtagaaaatgtgctctctcgtcaggacactgctgttcagaggagctagccaacaatcACTtaaaactgaagctggaaagactgcaaactagctgcacttcgtttcgtttgacctgttttctattgatagttctttgtatatatccataaaaatgacaATGACTCATGATttcaactggctgagaaaagctacctgcctgtctgtctcatcccgactcctgacacattcattactatgggacagctggagatcgaatttgaatattgaaacaatgttgcaaatgtcagagagacagacagcaaggtttatacaaatctctgctgttgaaaagtaaatgttagtctaaaataaatgtgggaaaatgtctagatgctttttatagtggagattaagtttataaattgcctggctgggctgatgaaacagtggaatatgcagtcagatggaacagattAAATAGCCATTTTAAAGTCATAGACAggggctggaatgcggttttaaccaatcagcattcaggattacaTCCACCCACTGTATAAATGAGGAAACCATGTCCACCACAATCAAATAGGTGTTAAAACACTCATGTATGCAATTGTGAGAAACACACAAATATGAATATAGGTAATTGTGAGTCATTTGTGTCGTTTTATAGTTGCTTCTCCACCGAGCACACAGTGGTGTGTGCAGGACTAGGACTCACCTCCACCTTCTCAACCACCTGCTTGCCGAAGGAGCACACCTTGGTGGAGCAGGTGATGGTCATGTTCTCAGAGCTCTCATACTGGCTGGTCACACCGTAGAAGGCCCCAGAGTCATCCTGGATGTTACAGTTCAGATCAGCCTGCATCGGGACAACATAACAGCAGAGGTTTAACTACATGGTCAAGCACATGTTGACTAACAACGGCTAAAACAATGAGCTAAATCTTTACAACACATGCTGAAAATGTTTAAATTAAAAAGGGATTTTCTTTAAAATGTCAAGATTAACTTGAGGAAAGCATCTCGATGTAAAGGTTACTAAGGCAGCGAGGCCCTCCAGTGGCTCATGACAATACTTGCAATTATATTATTTGGCATGTCTGTATGCTGAGAATGAGTTGAGTGGCTATCTACCGGTAAACACTGTTGTACAATAATCTTGTGCTTCTGCATCTCAAATGAGGCGGAAAGAGGCTTTAGAAATATCCAAATGGCACAAGGCAGATATGAGAAATGGCCTGAATGGATGtaaaaataaactatttaataAGAGTCCTCTGAAGGGGACAGTCTGTTTTCAGAGAACACTGAGTTCATCGTGTGAACAAAGGAATAAATAGCTCCTTCATTAAGTCAGCTGGTTATTAAGGCCTGTAATGATCAGAGGAGGGCGATTGTTTAGAGGGTGAGTGTCCATGTTTGAAATTCAGATGCAGTGGCTCTTCACTAATGTCTGAAGAGAGACTCACCGTCTTGTTTGCGTTTCACATTTGAATTTTGAATTGATGTGGACGTGAACTAATATGGTCAAGTCTTAAAACCTATTAGTTGTAGATCATGAAAATATCTTTGTGTTGAACAAAATAAAAGGGATTTGACTGAGTATCTCAAAGCTAATAGAAAACCAGCATGTACGTAACaaacagaggaaacagagagCTGAGGATGACATTATGCTCGAGTTGTAACATTGTAAATCAAATAAAgctttttttggggggccaaTAGACTATATAGGATGTAATAGTAAGTAAAGCCGTGGAGAATGGTACCAGTAAATATTTGCActtagagagagaaatgagagacagagactccATTGGTAGGGAGCTACTGCAATCTCCTTAGTTTGCCCCAATCTCTCACACCTGTCAGGGGGTAGGCAGGTGTTCAAACAAAGCCTCAATGCTACCACATCAGACCCTAGGgaaacgcacatacacacacattcaaacacaaaACCATATCCTCGGCTTCACTCGTGATGCGTATACTTGAATGTACGTATCATTAAAGTTGTTTGTTCAGATGTAAATCGTGTTTTTTGTGACGCCAAATTGTGTGGAAAATAAAGGCCGGGATTCAATTCGAGACACGTTATAGAGCAGCGCATTGGACAGCCGACAATGCGCCTTTTAAAAAGCATCATCGTGTGAATGTGCCATTAAACTCACCCAGAACTTGACCAGGAAAAAGGAGTTGTGAGGACCCTTTCCAAAGAGCTCCTTCAGTCCTCCCTTCTTCTCTGGGAACTTATCGTAGATCTGACGGATGTCGACAGCCTCCAGTAGGGCATCGCTGTACGAGTAGTTAGTCTGTCCGATGTGGGCAAACAGGTGCTTGTTGtactgatgagagagaggaaacaaCAGGTTTAAATAGATCCCTTCGATGGGCATTCTTTTATGACTTCTCCATTACCTGAAGGGCCAGTttccccagacacagattaagcctggtCTTGAACTAAGAAAGGTTTTCAACAGTTAATCTCCATTGAGAAAGCATTTTAGTCCAGAATTAGAGTTCATCTATGTCTGGGAAACCGGCTCTAAAAGTTCTCAATCTCTCTTGACAAGGTTGTCATATCAAAATTATATATGAATATTTCAAAATTATTTTAGCACGTCATGTATGATCTGACAACCTCTGCAGAAGAGAAGATGTTCTTTTCAGGGTTGTTTTAAAGTCACAGATGTGCACAGGCATAGCAGTATAAATACTGGTCTCAGATAACTCACTACCCCAAGATAAATGTCCGCTGTCATAGAACACAAGCAAAAAAAGCAATAGCTAAGAAATAGTGACAAAATGACAAATCGGCTGTGCCAAGGTAAACATAGATTTTCCAGAGTCACCTAGGTATCACTTTGGTATTTGGAGGGATTCTGCTTTGCTTGTGGCATTATTGTCCTTGTTTTaccttctctgtctgtgagtgtgtgtgaagaCATGCCCCAGCTTGAGGCAGTACGGTTGACCTCAGGAATTGCCACTAGTTTGACCTGCTTTGGGACGCTGTCTGAGAAACAACTCCTGGTTTACCCCGGCGTGTTTTACTGTGCGTGGAAAGGAATACAGTAGGGCAGGTACTCACAGAGTCAGGGTCTCTCTGCTGCTCCAGGAAAGCAGAGAACTCCACCAGTCTGAGTTTGGTGGTCCCGATGGAGCGGCCCTGCCAGGCTGGAGCTGTAGGCGCGGGGGCTGTGGGAGGCTCGTACGCTGGGCAGGGTAACGTATAACACCGTCAATTCACCATCCACCGTTTACCGACACTAACATCCCACCCCTCACTATCGTTATGGCCATTAGCTATAGCAATAGTAGCATTGGCTTGGTAACAGTATTAATGTACTGGTAAATAGGTGCAATTGGAGTTTCCTTTTGAGCGTTGGCCTGAGAGGAATTGAAATGAGCTGATAGAAATAGTGTGGGTAGGGCAATAGGTTTCTCACCTGAGATGGTGGTCGTTACAGCTGTCTGGATGGGATAGGCCTGCTGGGCAAATGGCTTAACGCTGAAGACAAAAAGACACAGTATCAGGAGGTTGACCTGGGTAATGCAATAATACAAAGAATGATCTGATCAACATACCAgttagaccagtggtcaccaacctttttctgggtcaagatcactttctgagtcaaaatgccgAGATCTATTGCTCTGATTTTTTATTTacaagcctatgcaacattaaccaattaaaaacagctCTGTAGCATTGAGAGTTGtgtagtaggctataggcccaatacattatcaccgcaTACTGGCTTTGCTTGATTTTACCTGCCAATGCAGTGTTGTtcgggacatttaaaaaaaaagatatttaaacatttgaggtaggctatatgatcacaccgggAATAGAtggttgtattacttgtgaggcacagctgagtgagcaacATATAAATAATTTGCTTTATATTTTACTGGGCTGACGGTGCCTGcgtctgatggtcagtctcagcggagggagagagcagcagactgagggtccgtctcaacatccctctgctctctctttcctccgcTGACACTGACCAAGAAGGGCcaccgtcttccagctgatggcaaaactcgagtcgcaccgcaTTATTTCGGCGTCAGGCACAAAATCATGTTGTaactcctatgaacagagaaagtgagatattcctcgatattaaaaGAGACCCAAGCCGCtaacaataacaacaacgcaaacctatagatacactttcctgctcattcattactgctgcagtgtTTGTTGTCGCGCTGGGTGGAAATAGGAAGAATActcattttatggcttataaaagtgttgaatacaaagtgttgacagagctgagtaagaacttacacaggaagtcattcataaaaacagcagctctttgctgtatttgttgacagtctctctctctagtcatggttttaaactttttgaaatctcacagtatccaTTTTGCCgtagctttcttttatgcctgccACGTTACTGCAGACTCGGTCATCAgcaatctgattggccagcggtagcaTAGTGCACTTGATTTCCACTCCAGGCCCACCGTCaaggcagagtttgtaccttcagacacatgaaatggcaaCAGTTTGCCTACCAGGCGTGCAGGGCAGCTGAATTGGCTGCACCTACTACCAACAGACAGAGacttgttttttttacagaaatgtttgacgATCGACTAGAAAAGCCTCGACTAGAAAACACATTTGTTATTACTTATTACTTCATCATCTTCTATTATGAATAACAAGACAAGCATTAGGACTTCTTACTCTTGTGAGGATCCAGGCTGGCCAGTGGATATCATACCCTGCCAAAACTAGGGAAAAGGAGTAGATGAATGAATGGACAATCAGGATGGCACAACGCACTTAAAGTAATTTGTCAATTGTTACGAGGGATGTGTGTTTAGTGACGGGTGTCTTACCCCTGCCGCACCAGGGAAGGTGGGTCTTGGGAAGCCTGGGAGGCCCAGCTTGTTGTGGATGGCGGTGGCAGAGACGATCTGAGCCGAGGACATGGAGGCCATACTCTGCAGTGCCTTGTCTTTCACACTCTGGTCCTTCAGCAGAAAAAAACACATTGACTCAGCCAGAGAGTGGTGGGCCAAACAACAAGCAAcaacagccaaacacacacacacaacagaactCTTTACAACACCAGCAGGCGAGGACATGGATTATCTGAAAAGACCACAGGAACACCAAGACCGCCTATACACCTGAAAGGAATGTACTATTAAGAGTACAGATTTCTATTGCTCTTCATACTTCTCTCTCAGACTGGTGAATAAAAACAAAGAATACAGATTGTGGTGTTTTTGATCCTGTAATTGAATACCAGACCATTTCATGTATTTATCTTCTAAAGGCAGAGTTTGTCCTCTATGAAAACAAACAAGGACATCAGGGCAAGATTCTAGTGTACACTgtacttttggggggggggggggggggggcactctgGTGCTTGAGTTCTCTGTTAAGTGTCACCCTCTGATATGCTGCCATTTAAGAAGCATTTCTGTTCAATTTTAAAAGCATatgtaatatatgccatttagcagacgttttGTTCccccaaagcgacttacagtcatgatACATTTTACttatgggtggccccagcgggaattgaacccacaaccttgggtGTTGCAAGCACTAAGTTCTACCGACTGAGACACACGGGACAACATATGAATTCGTGCAAGCATGGGTTAATGGAATGCCTCACTGCCATTTGTGTGAAAGAAGACTTGGGAGAAGACGAGCATGCTGGCAAAAACAATACACTGAGATGGAGTGGATACAGTGAGATGGGGTGGATACAGCGAGATGGGGTGGATACAGTGGGATGGGATAGATACAGTGAGATGGAGTGGATACAGCGAGATGGGGTGGATACAGCGAGATGGGATAGATACAGTGAGATGGAGTGGATACAGTGAGATGGAGTGGATACACTGAGATTGAGTGGATACAGTGAGATTGAGTGGATACAGTGAGAAGGAGTGGATACAGCGAGATGGGGTGGATACAGTGAGATGGGGTGGATACAGTGAGATGGGATAGATACAGTGAGATGGAGTGGATACAGTGAGATGGAGTGGATACACTGAGATGGAGTGGATACAGTGAGATGGAGTGGATACAGCGAGATGGAGTGGACACAGTGAGATGGTGGATACACAGAGATGGTGGATACACAGTTGCTGCTGGTGATAGATACAAACAcaggacatacagtaccagtcaaacgtttggacacacctcctcaaGGTATTTTCTCAaggcaattcaaccatgaaggcctgattcactcagtatcctctgaacagttgatgttgagatgtgtttgttacttgaactctgtcaagcatttatttgggctgcaatctgaggctggtaactctaatgaacttatcctctgcagcagaggtaactctgggtcttcctttcctgtggcggccctcatgagagccagtttc
This window of the Oncorhynchus clarkii lewisi isolate Uvic-CL-2024 chromosome 1, UVic_Ocla_1.0, whole genome shotgun sequence genome carries:
- the LOC139407685 gene encoding transcriptional enhancer factor TEF-1-like isoform X2, whose translation is MDERTATMDPSSWSGSESPADDMERMSDGAEKGMDGDPEGVWSPDIDQSFQEALAIYPPCGRRKIILSDEGKMYGRNELIARYIKLRTGKTRTRKQVSSHIQVLARRKSREFHTKLKDQSVKDKALQSMASMSSAQIVSATAIHNKLGLPGFPRPTFPGAAGFWQGMISTGQPGSSQDVKPFAQQAYPIQTAVTTTISAYEPPTAPAPTAPAWQGRSIGTTKLRLVEFSAFLEQQRDPDSYNKHLFAHIGQTNYSYSDALLEAVDIRQIYDKFPEKKGGLKELFGKGPHNSFFLVKFWADLNCNIQDDSGAFYGVTSQYESSENMTITCSTKVCSFGKQVVEKVETEYARFENGRFVYRISRSPMCEYMINFIHKLKHLPEKYMMNSVLENFTILLVVTNRETQETLLCMACVFEVSNSDHGAQHHIYRLVKE
- the LOC139407685 gene encoding transcriptional enhancer factor TEF-1-like isoform X1, whose product is MDERTATMDPSSWSGSESPADDMERMSDGAEKGMDGDPEGVWSPDIDQSFQEALAIYPPCGRRKIILSDEGKMYGRNELIARYIKLRTGKTRTRKQVSSHIQVLARRKSREFHTKLKVRATDQSVKDKALQSMASMSSAQIVSATAIHNKLGLPGFPRPTFPGAAGFWQGMISTGQPGSSQDVKPFAQQAYPIQTAVTTTISAYEPPTAPAPTAPAWQGRSIGTTKLRLVEFSAFLEQQRDPDSYNKHLFAHIGQTNYSYSDALLEAVDIRQIYDKFPEKKGGLKELFGKGPHNSFFLVKFWADLNCNIQDDSGAFYGVTSQYESSENMTITCSTKVCSFGKQVVEKVETEYARFENGRFVYRISRSPMCEYMINFIHKLKHLPEKYMMNSVLENFTILLVVTNRETQETLLCMACVFEVSNSDHGAQHHIYRLVKE